A stretch of the Argentina anserina chromosome 6, drPotAnse1.1, whole genome shotgun sequence genome encodes the following:
- the LOC126800144 gene encoding uncharacterized protein LOC126800144: MDATERLIAAYALVVSSPDQNVAALIRVGWRGMVRAGLHNPAAGASICHRLYCVARLDVVFLKTPASLFPFSIPQLAQPLREVQFGWSLGIFTLSVICLFRLYGAELMLIEFLNMVHYPHHVLYRSYFCSGLVGHISRVPGGQRSEMNVQARIQLPHHIEILVAAIQIN, from the exons ATGGATGCCACTGAGCGATTAATTGCCGCATATGCTCTTGTTGTTTCATCTCCTGATCAAAACGTGGCGGCCTTAATTAGAGTGGGATGGAGAGGTATGGTACGTGCAGGATTGCACAACCCAGCAGCCGGGGCAAGTATTTGCCATCGTTTATATTGTGTTGCTCGACTAGACGTGGTGTTCCTCAAGACCCCCGCATCTCTCTTTCCTTTCTCCATTCCACAATTAGCACAGCCGCTTCGTGAG GTTCAGTTTGGTTGGTCTTTGGGGATATTCACGTTATCAG TGATTTGTTTGTTCCGTCTTTATGGTGCAGAGTTGATGTTGATTGAATTTCTTAATATGGTTCATTATCCTCATCATGTGTTGTACAG ATCATATTTCTGCTCTGGGCTGGTGGGACATATTTCTAGAGTGCCAGGAGGTCAGCGGTCTGAGATGAATGTACAAGCAAGGATTCAG TTGCCACACCACATTGAAATACTTGTTGCAGCAATTCAGATCAATTAA
- the LOC126800145 gene encoding DNA mismatch repair protein MSH5-like — MLRFQRWNMRDFLSGKGKNVPCIVHTHQIGYMMCIFEEKLDETKLETLQDFEFATEKQKDSFIILQRLENWIIFWEISIIKY; from the exons ATGCTCAG GTTTCAAAGATGGAACATGAGAGACTTCCTCAGCGGCAAGGGCAAGAATGTTCCTTGTATTGTTCATACACACCAGATAG GATATATGATGTGCATTTTTGAAGAAAAGCTTGATGAAACTAAGCTGGAGACACTTCAAGATTTCGAGTTTGCT ACGGAGAAACAAAAAGATTCTTTTATCATACTCCAAAGACTCGAGAATTGGATAATCTTCTGGGAGATATCTATCATAAAATACTAG